In Paracoccus aminophilus JCM 7686, a single window of DNA contains:
- a CDS encoding class I fructose-bisphosphate aldolase — protein MKMTDTVRKILANYEGETPGVKAQLSRMLMTGKLAGTGKMIILPVDQGFEHGPARSFAPNPAGYDPHYHYQLAIDAGLNAYAAPLGMIEAGADTFAGQIPTILKVNSANSLMSDTAGKNQAITASVDDALRLGCAAIGFTIYPGSDLALEMFEEIVEMRKEAAAKGVATVIWSYPRGEAITKDGETAIDVAAYAAQIAALIGAHIIKIKLSTDHLMLPEAKKVYEDKQIDIATQAKRVAHCMQASFNGRRIVVFSGGAAKGTDAVYDDARAIRDGGGNGSIIGRNSFQRSREDALAMLEKLVDIYLGKA, from the coding sequence ATGAAAATGACAGATACGGTTCGCAAGATCCTCGCGAATTACGAAGGTGAGACGCCCGGCGTCAAAGCCCAGCTTTCCCGTATGCTCATGACCGGCAAACTCGCCGGGACGGGCAAGATGATCATCCTGCCGGTCGATCAGGGTTTCGAGCACGGCCCGGCGCGCAGCTTTGCGCCGAACCCGGCGGGCTATGATCCCCATTACCACTATCAGCTCGCGATCGACGCAGGCCTGAACGCCTATGCCGCCCCCCTTGGCATGATCGAGGCCGGTGCGGATACCTTCGCCGGTCAGATCCCGACGATCCTCAAGGTGAACTCGGCCAATTCGTTGATGTCGGATACGGCAGGCAAAAACCAGGCGATCACCGCTTCGGTCGATGATGCTCTGCGCCTGGGCTGCGCCGCCATCGGTTTCACGATCTATCCGGGCTCGGATCTCGCGCTCGAAATGTTCGAAGAGATCGTCGAGATGCGCAAGGAAGCCGCCGCGAAAGGCGTCGCGACCGTGATCTGGTCCTATCCGCGCGGTGAGGCGATCACCAAAGACGGAGAGACTGCCATTGATGTCGCGGCCTACGCCGCGCAGATCGCGGCGCTGATCGGTGCGCATATCATCAAGATCAAGCTCTCGACCGATCACCTGATGCTGCCCGAGGCCAAGAAGGTCTATGAGGACAAGCAGATCGACATCGCGACCCAAGCCAAGCGCGTCGCACATTGCATGCAGGCAAGCTTCAACGGCCGCCGCATCGTCGTCTTCTCGGGCGGCGCCGCAAAAGGCACCGATGCAGTCTATGACGATGCCCGCGCGATCCGTGATGGCGGCGGCAATGGCTCGATCATCGGGCGCAACAGCTTCCAGCGCTCGCGCGAGGATGCTTTGGCGATGCTCGAAAAGCTGGTCGATATCTATCTCGGCAAAGCCTGA